The following are encoded together in the Salvia hispanica cultivar TCC Black 2014 chromosome 6, UniMelb_Shisp_WGS_1.0, whole genome shotgun sequence genome:
- the LOC125192101 gene encoding uncharacterized protein LOC125192101, giving the protein MRPANKKPAIGYSEENLYDDDDDANDICEIAATSDAEVATPILDAAKNGIVEMVEGILARVPVAIHDKNVEGKNVVLIAVQYRQPHVYKFLVDWDKMRDTILLETDKKGNSALHLAAMAGEYKPWLVPAHAMGAQVVSVCEEVDARSPRSERVENPEGNILPDPRRPRQGGRQVAHQHLPVLLRGGEPHRHGGLLHLRHSPGRRWHPKLGKRDGLQHLLHLLPPRPLLLGDLLDHVPRHPDF; this is encoded by the exons ATGCGCCCCGCCAATAAAAAACCCGCCATTGGTTATAGTGAAGAGAATCTATatgacgacgacgacgacgccAACGACATCTGCGAAATTGCTGCCACCTCTGATGCAGAGGTGGCGACGCCCATCCTCGACGCGGCCAAGAACGGGATAGTCGAGATGGTGGAGGGGATTTTGGCGCGGGTTCCGGTGGCGATCCACGACAAGAATGTTGAAGGTAAGAATGTGGTTTTGATTGCAGTGCAGTATCGGCAGCCACACGTGTACAAGTTCTTGGTTGATTGGGACAAAATGAGAGATACGATCCTTTTGGAAACTGATAAGAAGGGCAATAGCGCATTGCACCTTGCTGCTATGGCTGGTGAGTATAAGCCATGGCTCGTTCCTGCTCATGCAATGGGAGCTCAAGTGGTATCAG TTTGTGAAGAAGTCGATGCCAGATCGCCCCGCTCGGAACGGGTCGAAAACCCCGAGGGAAATATTCTACCAGACCCACGACGGCCTCGCCAAGGAGGCCGGCAAGTGGCTCACCAGCACCTCCCAGTCCTGCTCCGTGGTGGCGAGCCTCATCGCCACGGTGGCCTTCTCCACCTCCGCCACAGTCCCGGGCGGAGGTGGCACCCCAAACTGGGAAAACGAGATGGCCTTCAGCATCTTCTCCATCTCCTCCCTCCTCGCCCTCTGCTTCTCGGTGACCTCCTTGATCATGTTCCTCGCCATCCTGACTTCTAA